From the genome of Phytohabitans rumicis, one region includes:
- a CDS encoding phage tail protein — MKIAEFGATADLVGRRIRLRWTFLPEAGQTVADPPEVTVRRKRRDFAFAPLAPGATGVLYDSTLFPPPPEPGVLAVVDLPDRDLVDGPLRIRERTVTVAELAGGQPREVLRRTVRTVLGADRTVLRQEVELLDVGGIGGQLDAGVPYYYQLDSPTLPAGPERERLRATATAGEVYGHNRMLYEQIPEVYRRHDTIGRTPDAATGLLPEASATGGQLRRFVDPFGAALDSLRSSAEGLRRLRDTAEVDARFLPLLAQWIGWDLTADEEIARQRLELRTAPRLYGAVGTLPGLRSLVDHYTGWSTQVAEFAQHVARANAAPQRNIFASVLSTNSWQGVDDAVTALGFAAPNNLATGAVGVAAQLTGAQTEPFALHDGICLTVAVDGGLPVTVTFGAADFADPAAATAAEVAEVVDAALDELRAEAAGGALRLRSLLPAASSRIEVMASPASLVSLEGAAQGRLATAVDAAGRLWVAHGSTVGAGGGEPRLHVKTHLRGRWYDTQPVEARPVAAQADPALVALADGRLWLSWVEHPGTPQARLRWRLGAAGPLTPARLRGDVTAPFRLTAGTRLALTGYGTTETFTVPATNPAATAEQVAAALNGGLAGVAASVAADGSLALRTTATGPGVALRVDLAASTAAWALGFGDRHLNGQGGWEPTVDWGPAAETPLPAGRHADGTALLDPGGAIRLFWSTHVGGAWQLARLRWDDRLLVATSAGVGVRTGDGPWSALTTANGLPSNDVRGVAVDADGSSWFATAAGGAVFRPDGTVAVLTTATTGGGLASNDVRAVGVAPDGTAWFAHPAGVSARDATGAWQTVTAGPDGLPSNDTRHVLATLDGTVWVATAAGLTRRVPGGTWQAVAETAGARQVAQGPDGTVWVATGSGLARVGADGTAAMVDLVAAGAGPGTNDTRAVAPALAGTGPVWVATAAGLVELSSAMTARRHGTGDGLPSDDCRAVLAQPDGTVWVGTPAGLAVRGPDPAATWRVVSTVDGLVGNAVRALHGPWSAPLRFAATGSGARDPHAVRDGNRLWLTWAERQATADEADPWLIRLRSLTWPAASWSAPVAVTTTAAGGRNTDREPALAPLTGGAVQVFLRSNRGGGPRLWSVLVNASGTPGAPVTVHTGPTADTNPAPVRMPGGAQWLLFRSDRNVALGRLGGGVPGAADAATSRRAPEEAAVRRHAGSISAVLADLDRNRGHRQFGDLLDYTPQRPDGGPLAPDELYTPATIGLYVQRGPAGRPLVRRDADRLRQLLDRFLPVNVRAVIVLRSAALEEAVFPPGHELTDAFRDDYPFVEIYQGPSEQIAVTLRDWLVYLATDGTSVTADPTQLSTLRRRTWWPPFQ; from the coding sequence GTGAAAATCGCCGAGTTCGGGGCGACGGCCGACCTGGTCGGCCGGCGCATCCGGCTGCGCTGGACCTTCCTCCCCGAGGCGGGACAGACCGTCGCCGACCCGCCCGAGGTGACCGTACGCCGCAAGCGGCGCGACTTCGCCTTCGCGCCGCTTGCGCCCGGCGCCACCGGCGTGCTCTACGACAGCACCCTGTTCCCGCCGCCGCCCGAGCCGGGCGTGCTGGCCGTCGTCGACCTGCCCGACCGCGACTTGGTCGACGGCCCGCTGCGCATCCGCGAGCGGACCGTGACCGTCGCGGAGCTGGCCGGCGGGCAGCCGCGGGAGGTGCTGCGGCGCACCGTGCGCACCGTTCTCGGCGCCGACCGGACGGTGCTGCGCCAGGAGGTCGAGCTGCTCGACGTCGGCGGGATCGGCGGCCAGCTCGACGCCGGCGTGCCGTACTACTACCAGCTCGACAGCCCGACCCTGCCGGCCGGCCCGGAACGGGAGCGGCTGCGGGCCACCGCCACCGCGGGCGAGGTGTACGGGCACAACCGCATGCTCTACGAGCAGATCCCCGAGGTGTACCGGCGCCACGACACGATCGGGCGTACCCCGGACGCGGCCACCGGGCTGCTGCCGGAGGCCAGCGCGACCGGCGGGCAGCTGCGCCGGTTCGTCGACCCGTTCGGCGCCGCCCTGGACAGCCTGCGCAGCTCCGCCGAGGGCCTGCGGCGGCTGCGCGACACGGCCGAGGTGGACGCCCGCTTCCTGCCGCTGCTGGCCCAGTGGATCGGCTGGGACCTCACCGCGGACGAGGAGATCGCCCGGCAGCGGCTGGAACTGCGGACGGCGCCGCGACTCTACGGCGCGGTCGGCACCCTGCCCGGCCTGCGCAGCCTCGTCGACCACTACACCGGCTGGTCCACGCAGGTCGCCGAGTTCGCCCAGCACGTGGCCCGCGCCAACGCGGCCCCGCAACGCAACATCTTCGCCAGCGTTCTGTCGACCAACTCCTGGCAGGGCGTCGACGACGCGGTGACCGCGCTGGGCTTCGCAGCCCCCAACAACCTGGCGACCGGCGCGGTGGGCGTGGCCGCGCAGCTCACCGGCGCCCAGACCGAGCCGTTCGCGCTGCACGACGGGATCTGCCTGACCGTCGCGGTCGACGGCGGGCTGCCGGTGACGGTCACCTTCGGCGCCGCGGACTTCGCCGACCCCGCCGCGGCGACGGCGGCCGAGGTGGCCGAGGTGGTCGACGCCGCCCTCGACGAGCTGCGCGCCGAGGCCGCCGGTGGTGCGCTCCGGCTGCGGTCCCTGCTGCCGGCCGCGTCCTCGCGGATCGAGGTGATGGCCTCGCCGGCCAGCCTCGTCTCGCTGGAAGGCGCCGCCCAGGGCCGGCTGGCGACCGCCGTCGACGCGGCCGGCCGGCTCTGGGTCGCCCACGGCAGCACCGTCGGCGCGGGCGGCGGCGAGCCGCGCCTGCACGTCAAGACGCACCTGCGCGGACGCTGGTACGACACGCAGCCGGTCGAGGCGCGCCCGGTCGCCGCGCAGGCCGACCCGGCACTCGTCGCACTGGCCGACGGCCGGCTGTGGCTGTCCTGGGTGGAGCATCCGGGCACCCCGCAGGCGCGGCTGCGGTGGCGGCTCGGCGCGGCCGGACCACTCACGCCGGCGCGGCTGCGCGGCGACGTGACCGCGCCGTTCCGGCTCACCGCCGGGACCCGGCTGGCGCTGACCGGGTACGGCACCACCGAGACGTTCACCGTGCCGGCCACCAACCCGGCGGCCACCGCCGAGCAGGTGGCGGCCGCGCTGAACGGCGGGCTGGCCGGCGTGGCCGCGAGCGTGGCCGCGGACGGTTCGCTGGCGCTGCGCACGACGGCCACCGGCCCCGGCGTGGCGCTCCGCGTCGACCTGGCCGCCTCGACCGCGGCCTGGGCGCTCGGCTTCGGCGACCGGCACCTGAACGGGCAGGGCGGATGGGAACCAACCGTCGACTGGGGCCCGGCGGCCGAGACTCCGCTGCCGGCCGGCCGGCACGCCGACGGCACGGCGCTGCTCGACCCGGGGGGCGCCATCCGGCTGTTCTGGTCCACCCACGTCGGCGGCGCCTGGCAGCTGGCCCGGCTGCGCTGGGACGACCGGCTGCTGGTCGCCACCTCGGCGGGCGTGGGCGTACGCACCGGCGACGGTCCTTGGTCCGCGCTGACCACCGCCAACGGCCTGCCCAGCAACGACGTACGGGGCGTCGCGGTCGACGCGGACGGCTCGTCGTGGTTCGCGACCGCGGCGGGCGGGGCGGTGTTCCGGCCGGACGGCACCGTCGCGGTGCTCACCACCGCCACCACCGGGGGCGGGTTGGCCAGCAACGACGTACGGGCCGTCGGCGTGGCGCCGGACGGGACGGCGTGGTTCGCCCACCCGGCGGGCGTCAGCGCTCGGGACGCCACCGGCGCCTGGCAGACCGTCACCGCCGGGCCCGACGGGTTGCCCAGCAACGACACCCGGCACGTGCTCGCCACGCTCGACGGGACGGTCTGGGTGGCCACCGCCGCCGGGCTGACCCGGCGGGTGCCGGGCGGCACCTGGCAGGCGGTGGCCGAGACGGCCGGCGCGCGGCAGGTGGCGCAGGGCCCCGACGGGACGGTCTGGGTCGCCACCGGCAGCGGCCTCGCGCGGGTCGGAGCCGACGGCACCGCGGCCATGGTCGACCTCGTCGCCGCCGGCGCCGGACCGGGCACCAACGACACCCGGGCGGTCGCGCCCGCGCTGGCCGGTACCGGCCCGGTGTGGGTGGCCACGGCCGCCGGGCTGGTCGAGCTCTCCTCGGCCATGACGGCACGGCGGCACGGCACCGGCGACGGGCTGCCCAGCGACGACTGCCGCGCGGTGCTGGCGCAACCGGACGGCACGGTGTGGGTGGGTACTCCGGCCGGGCTCGCCGTCCGCGGTCCGGACCCGGCCGCCACCTGGCGCGTCGTGTCCACTGTGGATGGACTTGTGGGCAACGCGGTCCGCGCCCTGCACGGGCCGTGGTCCGCACCACTGCGGTTCGCGGCGACCGGCAGCGGCGCCCGGGACCCGCACGCCGTACGCGACGGCAACCGGCTCTGGCTCACCTGGGCCGAGCGGCAGGCCACGGCCGACGAAGCCGATCCGTGGCTGATCCGGCTGCGCTCGCTCACCTGGCCCGCGGCCTCGTGGTCCGCGCCGGTCGCCGTCACCACGACCGCGGCGGGCGGCCGGAACACCGACCGGGAGCCGGCGCTCGCTCCGCTCACCGGCGGCGCGGTGCAGGTGTTCCTGCGCAGCAACCGCGGCGGCGGCCCACGGCTGTGGTCCGTCCTCGTGAACGCGTCCGGTACCCCCGGCGCGCCCGTCACCGTCCACACCGGACCCACCGCGGACACCAACCCGGCGCCGGTCAGGATGCCCGGCGGCGCCCAGTGGCTGTTGTTTCGCAGCGACCGCAACGTGGCGCTGGGCCGGCTGGGCGGCGGCGTGCCGGGCGCCGCCGACGCCGCGACCAGCCGGCGGGCGCCCGAGGAGGCGGCCGTGCGCCGGCACGCCGGCTCGATCAGCGCCGTCCTGGCCGACCTCGACCGCAACCGGGGCCACCGCCAGTTCGGCGACCTGCTCGACTACACGCCGCAGCGGCCGGACGGCGGCCCGCTCGCGCCGGACGAGCTGTACACACCGGCCACGATCGGCCTGTACGTGCAGCGCGGCCCGGCCGGGCGCCCGCTGGTCCGCCGGGACGCCGACCGGCTGCGCCAACTGCTCGACCGGTTCCTGCCGGTCAACGTGCGGGCCGTCATCGTGCTGCGCTCGGCGGCCCTGGAAGAGGCGGTCTTCCCGCCGGGCCACGAGCTGACCGACGCCTTCCGCGACGACTACCCGTTCGTGGAGATCTACCAGGGGCCGAGCGAACAGATCGCCGTGACGCTGCGGGACTGGCTGGTCTACCTGGCCACCGACGGCACGAGCGTCACCGCCGACCCCACCCAACTCAGCACGCTCCGGCGCCGCACCTGGTGGCCGCCGTTCCAGTAA
- a CDS encoding DUF6519 domain-containing protein translates to MATMTPSTFDPLLQYVNVRLQQGVPIVDADWNELDDVRKFELRAFLKWYVGDGIPAGNDGFRVVGGLDNDFTIAAGVPPPRAARHRPRPGCGTPGGSSWTAST, encoded by the coding sequence ATGGCCACCATGACCCCGAGCACCTTCGACCCGCTGCTGCAGTACGTCAACGTGCGCCTGCAGCAGGGCGTACCCATCGTCGACGCGGACTGGAACGAGCTCGACGACGTCCGCAAGTTCGAGCTGCGTGCCTTCCTCAAGTGGTACGTGGGAGACGGGATCCCGGCCGGCAACGACGGTTTCCGCGTCGTCGGCGGGCTCGACAACGACTTCACCATCGCCGCCGGGGTACCCCCGCCCCGGGCGGCACGTCACCGGCCGAGGCCGGGCTGCGGCACACCGGGCGGATCATCGTGGACGGCATCGACGTGA
- a CDS encoding sialidase family protein, whose protein sequence is MDGIDVIVAADVRYAAQPLHVSQPGAAALATRLGVPVAAALTTPGSAATLTAYLDVWERLITGDEEPDLVHSGLGVESCARMRREWVVRVRPGTAVPAPGQSDHIPGHIYYPLATLNRRGGVATIAVTDVADRRGRGLLLPPAHLIADTVGGDPLAYRRGENRPVVSLRDAINALIAGRLPSTSDLPVSPGTGNDVLRRAALLDSTGGLVVVWHSSRVSNINQVFAARLDLARPDSGFSAAVAVTSGTTANVEPTAVALPTGDLIVAYPTVVAGTTDVVMKRAALGGLPGVGTQNVAAVSGTSDQSPHAVLAGDRVVFLSHQGSTNQWTYRRYDHVATTFVDTAPVVLSTVTTTVRDLHAAASGSSVWAAFVEGTNLHGLRLNAADGTVGATTGPLALGAPADPFVLALSANDAMVFLDAGDNLRVISATGGAWGSATVIPGTDTNDTQPAAVRDADGTIYLFYQRLLSGSDNEIVLRRRPPIGSDWSPPQLVTRHAANDQRPHPVLVPGQGIWLVFMSNRTGNFDLYATQILTSI, encoded by the coding sequence GTGGACGGCATCGACGTGATCGTCGCGGCGGACGTGCGGTACGCGGCGCAGCCGCTGCACGTCTCCCAGCCGGGGGCCGCGGCGCTCGCCACCCGGCTCGGCGTGCCGGTCGCCGCCGCGTTGACCACGCCGGGGAGCGCCGCCACGCTCACCGCGTACCTCGACGTGTGGGAGCGGCTGATCACCGGGGACGAGGAGCCGGACCTCGTGCATTCGGGGCTGGGGGTGGAGAGCTGCGCCCGGATGCGCCGGGAGTGGGTGGTGCGGGTCCGGCCCGGCACCGCCGTACCGGCACCTGGCCAATCCGATCACATCCCCGGCCACATCTACTACCCGCTGGCCACGCTCAACCGGCGCGGCGGTGTCGCCACGATCGCCGTCACGGACGTGGCCGACCGGCGCGGCCGGGGCCTGCTGCTACCGCCCGCGCACCTCATCGCCGACACGGTGGGTGGCGACCCGCTCGCGTACCGGCGGGGTGAGAACCGGCCGGTGGTCAGCCTCCGCGACGCGATCAACGCGTTGATCGCCGGCCGGCTGCCGTCCACATCGGACCTGCCGGTCTCCCCGGGCACCGGCAACGACGTGCTGCGCCGCGCCGCGCTGCTCGACTCGACCGGCGGCCTGGTGGTGGTCTGGCACTCGTCGCGGGTCAGCAACATCAACCAGGTGTTCGCGGCCCGGTTGGACCTGGCCCGCCCGGACAGCGGCTTCTCCGCGGCTGTCGCGGTGACCAGCGGAACCACCGCCAACGTCGAACCGACCGCGGTCGCGCTGCCCACCGGAGACCTGATCGTGGCGTACCCAACGGTCGTGGCCGGCACCACCGACGTGGTGATGAAGCGGGCGGCGCTGGGTGGACTGCCCGGCGTCGGCACGCAGAACGTCGCCGCCGTGTCCGGCACCAGCGACCAGTCTCCGCACGCGGTGCTGGCCGGCGACCGGGTCGTCTTCCTCAGCCACCAGGGGTCCACCAACCAGTGGACCTACCGCCGCTACGACCACGTCGCCACCACGTTCGTCGACACCGCGCCGGTGGTGCTGAGCACGGTGACCACCACCGTGCGGGACCTGCACGCCGCCGCGTCCGGCAGCTCCGTCTGGGCCGCCTTCGTCGAGGGCACCAACCTGCACGGCCTGCGCCTGAACGCGGCCGACGGTACGGTCGGCGCCACCACCGGACCGCTGGCGCTCGGCGCACCCGCCGACCCGTTCGTGCTGGCGCTGAGCGCCAACGACGCGATGGTCTTCCTCGACGCCGGGGACAACCTGCGCGTGATCAGCGCGACCGGCGGCGCGTGGGGCAGCGCGACGGTGATCCCCGGGACCGACACCAATGACACCCAGCCGGCGGCGGTCCGGGACGCCGACGGCACCATCTACCTCTTCTACCAGCGGTTGCTGTCCGGATCCGACAACGAGATCGTCCTGCGCCGCCGCCCGCCGATCGGCAGCGACTGGAGCCCGCCGCAGCTGGTCACCCGGCACGCCGCCAACGACCAGCGGCCCCATCCCGTGCTCGTCCCGGGGCAGGGCATCTGGCTGGTCTTCATGAGCAACCGGACCGGCAACTTCGACCTGTACGCCACCCAGATCCTCACGTCTATCTGA
- a CDS encoding vWA domain-containing protein has translation MPTPTLTETAPNTNSYTITESKAFIANHSLTLNDFDIQDFIITYPATATVDTLTLQRTGPVPSSVVINLPSLVGLPEGVVVDGFRITVDETPPSGGRITFTVHIAEDTGGGALLQDWELRAKVDGPADWTLSTGGPGAVTRNFVACDPRAVVAAPVAGAVLESENITLTAANPQAGTVLGGLPAALNPGFRWSHTGPIVIDPLPVDTDDDTFEDLAMPKVYRPVPIELRVKTAFGGTDANDTTGFLETESDPVDLEIRARPQHIVLVLDRSGSMGLEGRWDSAVTATRALVHLFANVREGVNPNDRIGIVVFEDNTCAWHALPPSSAIQTRMPMTELPKARNDILTLDLGVPGTCTPIGDGLMAGYDLLATGGPVGDKQYTIIEITDGFQNAGGVFIGSVDPSAGAGLPPGTIQSVTQALTDSAHPLRADIHAAGRLFIIGLGVTVESDLLNELATDTGGQFGSAAQPSQLAGEFGNMLAFSQEITHQQASNTAPPGLPVDANRAYFSTATGAERLVFAVLRGGLPAGEVGLILERWNPATSAFDAEPMDPISSSTHHAGSVVDVIGSTGGAPAIWRLTSVDINGTPLGPLPAANVLAYEDLRVKGTVALNQPAFLTGDDMTVTVRLRHDGSPILGATVRAELDAPGESLGEALAGLGPNVSIKDLVDPKRRDVPPLQAAMIEDVMRRRGWKTWPRTRPTGVFVDGTNLLHDPDGDGNYSNTFAQVFDEGVYRWTLFADGQDTQGHPFDRQLAITTVAGIKVDARATRIRQERIHNHPSKLRAVRVTITPKDGRGKLFGPNKDHLVYWALEDGTFEHVHNQVPAPVFTDGTYRRVILFRHHDRPTLRVLANGTLLPKIRVQD, from the coding sequence GTGCCCACGCCCACTCTCACCGAGACCGCACCAAACACCAACAGCTACACGATCACCGAGTCGAAGGCGTTCATCGCGAATCACAGCCTGACGCTCAACGACTTCGACATTCAGGACTTCATCATCACCTACCCGGCCACGGCGACCGTCGACACGCTCACGCTGCAGCGGACGGGTCCCGTCCCGTCGTCGGTCGTCATCAACCTGCCGAGCCTCGTGGGGCTGCCGGAGGGGGTGGTCGTGGATGGCTTCAGGATCACTGTGGACGAGACGCCGCCGTCGGGCGGCCGGATCACCTTTACCGTCCACATCGCCGAGGACACTGGTGGCGGCGCCCTCCTGCAGGACTGGGAGCTGCGCGCCAAGGTGGACGGTCCGGCCGACTGGACGCTGTCCACGGGCGGGCCCGGCGCCGTCACCCGCAACTTCGTGGCGTGCGACCCGCGGGCCGTGGTGGCCGCCCCGGTGGCCGGGGCGGTGCTGGAGAGCGAGAACATCACGCTCACGGCCGCCAACCCGCAGGCGGGCACCGTCCTCGGCGGCCTGCCCGCGGCGCTCAACCCCGGTTTCCGGTGGAGCCACACCGGACCGATCGTGATCGATCCACTGCCGGTGGACACGGATGACGATACGTTCGAGGACCTGGCCATGCCGAAGGTGTACCGGCCGGTGCCGATCGAATTGCGGGTCAAGACGGCGTTCGGCGGCACCGACGCCAACGACACGACCGGCTTCCTGGAGACCGAAAGCGACCCGGTCGACCTGGAGATCCGCGCCCGGCCGCAGCACATCGTGCTCGTGCTCGACCGCTCCGGCAGCATGGGCCTGGAGGGGCGGTGGGACAGCGCGGTGACCGCCACCCGCGCGTTGGTCCATCTCTTCGCGAACGTCCGGGAAGGGGTCAACCCGAACGACCGGATCGGCATCGTGGTCTTCGAGGACAACACCTGCGCGTGGCACGCGCTGCCGCCGTCGTCCGCCATCCAGACCCGGATGCCGATGACCGAGCTGCCCAAGGCGAGGAACGACATCCTCACGCTGGACCTCGGGGTGCCCGGCACGTGCACGCCGATCGGCGACGGCCTGATGGCCGGGTACGACCTGCTCGCCACCGGTGGACCGGTGGGGGACAAGCAGTACACCATCATAGAAATCACCGACGGGTTCCAGAACGCCGGCGGCGTCTTCATCGGATCGGTCGACCCGAGCGCGGGTGCCGGCCTGCCGCCGGGCACCATCCAGTCGGTCACGCAGGCACTGACCGACTCGGCGCACCCCCTGCGGGCCGACATCCACGCCGCCGGCCGGCTCTTCATCATCGGCCTCGGTGTCACTGTGGAGTCTGACTTGCTCAACGAGCTGGCGACCGACACCGGCGGCCAGTTCGGCTCGGCCGCCCAGCCCAGCCAACTGGCCGGGGAATTCGGCAACATGCTGGCCTTCTCCCAGGAGATCACCCACCAGCAGGCCAGCAACACGGCGCCGCCCGGGTTGCCGGTCGACGCCAACCGGGCGTACTTCTCCACCGCCACCGGGGCGGAGCGGCTTGTTTTCGCGGTGCTGCGCGGCGGCCTGCCGGCCGGCGAGGTGGGTCTGATCCTGGAACGATGGAACCCGGCCACCAGTGCGTTCGACGCTGAGCCGATGGATCCCATCTCCTCGTCCACGCACCACGCGGGCTCGGTCGTCGACGTCATCGGCTCCACCGGCGGCGCCCCGGCCATCTGGCGTCTGACCAGTGTGGACATCAACGGCACGCCGCTCGGCCCGCTGCCCGCCGCGAACGTGCTCGCCTACGAGGACCTGCGGGTCAAGGGCACGGTCGCGCTGAACCAGCCGGCGTTCCTGACCGGCGACGACATGACGGTGACCGTACGGCTGCGCCACGACGGCTCCCCGATCCTCGGTGCGACCGTCCGCGCGGAGCTGGACGCACCCGGGGAGAGCCTGGGCGAGGCGCTCGCCGGCCTGGGCCCGAACGTCAGCATCAAGGACCTGGTGGATCCCAAGCGCCGCGACGTGCCGCCGCTGCAGGCCGCGATGATCGAGGACGTGATGCGGCGGCGCGGCTGGAAGACCTGGCCCCGCACGCGCCCGACCGGTGTGTTCGTCGACGGCACCAACCTCCTGCACGACCCGGACGGTGACGGCAACTACTCCAACACCTTCGCCCAGGTCTTCGACGAGGGCGTGTACCGCTGGACGCTCTTCGCCGACGGCCAGGACACCCAGGGGCACCCGTTCGACCGCCAGCTCGCCATCACCACCGTCGCCGGCATCAAGGTCGACGCCCGGGCCACGCGGATCCGGCAGGAACGGATCCACAATCACCCCAGCAAGCTGCGCGCCGTGCGGGTGACCATCACGCCGAAGGATGGCCGCGGCAAGCTATTCGGGCCGAACAAGGACCACCTGGTGTACTGGGCGCTCGAAGACGGCACCTTCGAGCACGTGCACAACCAGGTACCGGCGCCGGTGTTCACCGACGGCACGTACCGGCGCGTGATCCTGTTCCGCCACCACGACCGGCCGACCCTGCGCGTGCTCGCCAACGGCACCCTGCTGCCCAAGATCCGCGTGCAGGACTGA
- a CDS encoding NADPH-dependent FMN reductase, giving the protein MAYKVGYFIGSLSSTSVNRELSKALIRLAPDDLEFTEIPIRDLPLYSPDFDANYPPEALALKEAIHRSQAVLFVTPEYNRSIPGALKNAIDWASRPWGQNSFDHIPAAVIGASIGQIGTALAQQSLRAVLTFCNARQMTAPEAYIEYTRQLFPGDGEVTDEPMKTFLATFMAEFRDHIVRVLTVLPRQSHLVQTSR; this is encoded by the coding sequence ATGGCATACAAGGTCGGATACTTCATCGGCAGCCTGTCCTCGACGTCCGTCAACCGCGAACTGTCGAAGGCGCTCATCCGGCTCGCGCCCGACGACCTCGAATTCACCGAGATCCCGATCCGCGACCTGCCGCTGTACAGCCCGGATTTCGACGCGAACTACCCACCCGAGGCGCTCGCGCTCAAGGAGGCGATTCACCGGTCCCAGGCGGTCCTTTTCGTCACACCCGAATACAACCGCTCCATCCCGGGGGCGCTGAAGAACGCCATCGACTGGGCCTCGCGGCCGTGGGGTCAGAACTCCTTCGACCACATCCCGGCGGCGGTGATCGGGGCGTCGATCGGGCAGATCGGCACCGCGCTGGCGCAGCAGAGCCTGCGCGCGGTGCTCACCTTCTGCAATGCCCGGCAGATGACCGCGCCCGAGGCGTACATCGAGTACACCCGGCAGCTCTTCCCGGGCGATGGTGAGGTCACCGACGAGCCTATGAAGACGTTCCTCGCCACCTTCATGGCGGAGTTCCGCGACCACATCGTCCGGGTCCTGACCGTCCTGCCCCGCCAGTCCCACCTCGTCCAGACCTCCCGGTAG